A window from Drosophila kikkawai strain 14028-0561.14 chromosome 2L, DkikHiC1v2, whole genome shotgun sequence encodes these proteins:
- the Cdc14 gene encoding dual specificity protein phosphatase CDC14AB isoform X2, translating into MMLDDDNSDLLVCASEMQEDRLYFVAFKKNIKPKNTVNTHYFNVDEEYIYENFYNDFGPLNICMLYRYCMKLNTKLNAKCHANKKIVHYTSMNPAKRLNAAYLIGSYAIIYLNKTPQEAYRPLVAGEIPAYTRFCDASYGPSSFKISLLDCLNAVHKGLQAGFFNFNDFDAEEYEYFERVENGDFNWIVPQKFIAFCGPHQKSKTLPNGYPCHAPERYFSYFRENNVTTVIRLNAKVYHASSFENAGFDHKDLFFIDGSTPSDAIMKKFLSICETTKGAIAVHCKAGLGRTGSLIGAYIMKHYGFTALESIAWLRLCRPGSVIGHQQQWMEDKQSWLWSEGERMRRRTNLPILRHTYGINSLELKTKLAEVSTIANSAEHVDLLLTRVKGISQRVDTMHLHDLDTLDAASADHPTAEELSEQRQLERDEHALYQQAAAEDPNCNGSDDNDTDTLSAPAEPSLTSGYTISTRRRKSPSAANKSTVIATSLRRLVNPNANRSSATPAVEVPSCTEKKLRKPSANVFEAARHTIASTVRMTQTALEKKQQQQQQAQTQGDKLNQIKALRRHHHSRSVNVNSNSEQDSNQRHTRARSQPFRNNNSGSVAAIAALKASAASTGLATSSGTGPGVLLANNLNNNGSSNLSGGNSTNNNNNSNLSNSLNNYNNNNTTNNILASSGSSRTRSLAIYSKRHKPA; encoded by the exons ATGATGTTGGACGATGACAACTCAGATCTGTTGGTCTGTGCATCAGAGATGCAGGAAG ACCGCTTATACTTTGTGGCCTTCAAGAAGAACATCAAGCCAAAGAACACCGTAAATACTCACTACTTTAACGTAGACGAGGAATACATTTACGAGAACTTTTACAATGACTTTGGACCTTTGAATATCTGCATGCTGTACAGGTATTGCATGAAACTCAACACCAAGTTGAACGCCAAGTGCCATGCGAACAAGAAGATTGTCCACTACACCTCCATGAATCCAGCCAAGCGACTCAATGCGGCCTACCTGATTGGTTCGTATGCA ATCATTTACCTTAACAAAACCCCCCAAGAGGCGTATCGGCCGCTTGTTGCCGGCGAAATACCCGCCTACACGCGCTTTTGTGATGCCAGCTACGGACCCAGCAGCTTTAAGATCTCCCTGCTGGACTGTCTGAATGCTGTCCACAAGGGACTGCAGGCGGGTTTCTTCAACTTCAACGACTTTGATGCCGAGGAGTATGAGTATTTTGAACGCGTGGAGAATGGCGATTTCAATTGGATTGTTCCACAAAAGTTTATTGCTTTTTGTGGACCGCATCAGAAGAGCAAAACCCTACCAAACGGTTATCCTTGCCATGCACCCGAACGCTACTTTAGCTATTTCCGGGAGAACAATGTCACAACCGTCATCCGGTTGAATGCCAAGGTCTACCATGCCTCATCGTTTGAGAATGCCGGATTCGATCACAAGGATCTGTTCTTTATCGATGGCAGTACGCCTAGCGATGCCATTATGAAAAAGTTCCTCTCGATTTGTGAGACAACCAAGGGTGCCATTGCCGTGCACTGTAAGGCGGGCTTGGGCAGGACGGGCAGCCTCATTGGAGCATATATAATGAAGCATTATGGGTTTACGGCATTGGAGTCCATAGCCTGGCTGAGGCTTTGCAGGCCGGGATCAGTTATTGGCCATCAGCAGCAGTGGATGGAGGA CAAACAAAGCTGGCTTTGGTCCGAAGGCGAACGCATGCGACGCCGCACCAATCTACCCATTCTACGGCACACCTACGGTATCAATAGCCTGGAGCTAAAGACCAAACTGGCTGAGGTATCCACAATTGCCAATTCCGCGGAGCATGTGGACTTGCTGCTGACCCGCGTCAAAGGCATCTCGCAACGTGTGGATACCATGCACCTACACGACCTGGACACACTGGATGCTGCTAGCGCCGATCATCCCACGGCTGAGGAGCTCTCCGAGCAGCGGCAACTGGAGCGAGATGAACATGCCTTGTACCAGCAAGCAGCCGCTGAAGATCCCAATTGTAATGGCAGCGATGACAACGATACGGATACACTCAGTGCTCCAGCAGAACCATCCTTGACTTCGGGATATACCATATCGACACGACGCCGGAAATCTCCATCGGCTGCCAATAAATCCACTGTTATTGCCACCTCTCTGCGACGTTTGGTTAATCCAAATGCGAATAGGAGTAGTGCTACACCTGCCGTCGAGGTGCCCAGCTGCACGGAGAAGAAGCTGCGAAAGCCCAGTGCTAATGTCTTTGAGGCAGCGCGTCATACGATCGCTTCCACTGTGCGAATGACGCAGACGGCGCTGGAgaagaagcagcaacagcaacagcaggcccAGACGCAGGGCGACAAGCTGAATCAGATCAAGGCGCTGCGAAGGCATCATCACTCGCGATCCGTTAATGTCAACAGCAATAG CGAGCAGGACTCGAATCAACGGCACACGAGAGCTCGATCGCAGCCCTTccgaaacaacaacagtgGCAGTGTGGCGGCTATAGCCGCTCTAAAGGCTAGTGCAGCTTCAACTGGTTTGGCAACAAGTTCAGGAACGGGGCCAGGCGTCTTATTGGccaacaatttaaataacaatGGAAGCAGTAACCTCAGTGGCGGCAacagcaccaacaacaacaacaacagtaatCTAAGCAACTCCCTGAATAActataataacaacaataccACTAACAATATATTGGCCAGTTCGGGGAGCAGTCGCACCCGCAGCCTGGCGATCTATAGCAAAAG ACACAAGCCGGCttag
- the Cdc14 gene encoding dual specificity protein phosphatase CDC14AB isoform X3, which translates to MMLDDDNSDLLVCASEMQEDRLYFVAFKKNIKPKNTVNTHYFNVDEEYIYENFYNDFGPLNICMLYRYCMKLNTKLNAKCHANKKIVHYTSMNPAKRLNAAYLIGSYAIIYLNKTPQEAYRPLVAGEIPAYTRFCDASYGPSSFKISLLDCLNAVHKGLQAGFFNFNDFDAEEYEYFERVENGDFNWIVPQKFIAFCGPHQKSKTLPNGYPCHAPERYFSYFRENNVTTVIRLNAKVYHASSFENAGFDHKDLFFIDGSTPSDAIMKKFLSICETTKGAIAVHCKAGLGRTGSLIGAYIMKHYGFTALESIAWLRLCRPGSVIGHQQQWMEDKQSWLWSEGERMRRRTNLPILRHTYGINSLELKTKLAEVSTIANSAEHVDLLLTRVKGISQRVDTMHLHDLDTLDAASADHPTAEELSEQRQLERDEHALYQQAAAEDPNCNGSDDNDTDTLSAPAEPSLTSGYTISTRRRKSPSAANKSTVIATSLRRLVNPNANRSSATPAVEVPSCTEKKLRKPSANVFEAARHTIASTVRMTQTALEKKQQQQQQAQTQGDKLNQIKALRRHHHSRSVNVNSNSEQDSNQRHTRARSQPFRNNNSGSVAAIAALKASAASTGLATSSGTGPGVLLANNLNNNGSSNLSGGNSTNNNNNSNLSNSLNNYNNNNTTNNILASSGSSRTRSLAIYSKRMELKHLRKAEQHQQAQQEQPVVVLRPYATINESKIPVVSASGGAGSSATIPPTRGSAARASHHHMTLRGRSRIRYQRPNAGETAPAAAQTQPCTVATARYYRDVSAIPTMGLLGAGGGGGGSSSSSSAFNIATRSASATLDLNSNPLPKTKLTSLNNNNSTSTPPPPTPPSSSSHPADTSRLSGRGSAAELQAIIEHDSLVGAAKRNKRSLSSTRLDKDKCDEYNTKLLRKTAAAAAAAATASSGATQAGVVPPISNNNNNCSSNNSRYNSCNSSTSGSFKLSRRLFGESAGSSASPSTSGDSGIPTPTAPSATASQWHHHLARGVSSRVSSDRERDREQQQQQHHQQSHQSSLKLRKKISY; encoded by the exons ATGATGTTGGACGATGACAACTCAGATCTGTTGGTCTGTGCATCAGAGATGCAGGAAG ACCGCTTATACTTTGTGGCCTTCAAGAAGAACATCAAGCCAAAGAACACCGTAAATACTCACTACTTTAACGTAGACGAGGAATACATTTACGAGAACTTTTACAATGACTTTGGACCTTTGAATATCTGCATGCTGTACAGGTATTGCATGAAACTCAACACCAAGTTGAACGCCAAGTGCCATGCGAACAAGAAGATTGTCCACTACACCTCCATGAATCCAGCCAAGCGACTCAATGCGGCCTACCTGATTGGTTCGTATGCA ATCATTTACCTTAACAAAACCCCCCAAGAGGCGTATCGGCCGCTTGTTGCCGGCGAAATACCCGCCTACACGCGCTTTTGTGATGCCAGCTACGGACCCAGCAGCTTTAAGATCTCCCTGCTGGACTGTCTGAATGCTGTCCACAAGGGACTGCAGGCGGGTTTCTTCAACTTCAACGACTTTGATGCCGAGGAGTATGAGTATTTTGAACGCGTGGAGAATGGCGATTTCAATTGGATTGTTCCACAAAAGTTTATTGCTTTTTGTGGACCGCATCAGAAGAGCAAAACCCTACCAAACGGTTATCCTTGCCATGCACCCGAACGCTACTTTAGCTATTTCCGGGAGAACAATGTCACAACCGTCATCCGGTTGAATGCCAAGGTCTACCATGCCTCATCGTTTGAGAATGCCGGATTCGATCACAAGGATCTGTTCTTTATCGATGGCAGTACGCCTAGCGATGCCATTATGAAAAAGTTCCTCTCGATTTGTGAGACAACCAAGGGTGCCATTGCCGTGCACTGTAAGGCGGGCTTGGGCAGGACGGGCAGCCTCATTGGAGCATATATAATGAAGCATTATGGGTTTACGGCATTGGAGTCCATAGCCTGGCTGAGGCTTTGCAGGCCGGGATCAGTTATTGGCCATCAGCAGCAGTGGATGGAGGA CAAACAAAGCTGGCTTTGGTCCGAAGGCGAACGCATGCGACGCCGCACCAATCTACCCATTCTACGGCACACCTACGGTATCAATAGCCTGGAGCTAAAGACCAAACTGGCTGAGGTATCCACAATTGCCAATTCCGCGGAGCATGTGGACTTGCTGCTGACCCGCGTCAAAGGCATCTCGCAACGTGTGGATACCATGCACCTACACGACCTGGACACACTGGATGCTGCTAGCGCCGATCATCCCACGGCTGAGGAGCTCTCCGAGCAGCGGCAACTGGAGCGAGATGAACATGCCTTGTACCAGCAAGCAGCCGCTGAAGATCCCAATTGTAATGGCAGCGATGACAACGATACGGATACACTCAGTGCTCCAGCAGAACCATCCTTGACTTCGGGATATACCATATCGACACGACGCCGGAAATCTCCATCGGCTGCCAATAAATCCACTGTTATTGCCACCTCTCTGCGACGTTTGGTTAATCCAAATGCGAATAGGAGTAGTGCTACACCTGCCGTCGAGGTGCCCAGCTGCACGGAGAAGAAGCTGCGAAAGCCCAGTGCTAATGTCTTTGAGGCAGCGCGTCATACGATCGCTTCCACTGTGCGAATGACGCAGACGGCGCTGGAgaagaagcagcaacagcaacagcaggcccAGACGCAGGGCGACAAGCTGAATCAGATCAAGGCGCTGCGAAGGCATCATCACTCGCGATCCGTTAATGTCAACAGCAATAG CGAGCAGGACTCGAATCAACGGCACACGAGAGCTCGATCGCAGCCCTTccgaaacaacaacagtgGCAGTGTGGCGGCTATAGCCGCTCTAAAGGCTAGTGCAGCTTCAACTGGTTTGGCAACAAGTTCAGGAACGGGGCCAGGCGTCTTATTGGccaacaatttaaataacaatGGAAGCAGTAACCTCAGTGGCGGCAacagcaccaacaacaacaacaacagtaatCTAAGCAACTCCCTGAATAActataataacaacaataccACTAACAATATATTGGCCAGTTCGGGGAGCAGTCGCACCCGCAGCCTGGCGATCTATAGCAAAAG AATGGAGCTAAAACATCTGCGAAAGGCGGAACAGCATCAGCAGgcccagcaggagcagccggTGGTGGTGCTCAGGCCATATGCCACCATCAACGAGAGCAAGATACCCGTGGTATCTGCCAGTGGTGGTGCCGGCAGCTCGGCCACCATTCCGCCCACGCGTGGCAGTGCTGCTCGTGCCTCCCATCACCACATGACGCTCCGCGGAAGGTCACGAATTCGCTATCAGCGTCCAAATGCAGGGGAAACGGCTCCGGCAGCGGCACAAACTCAGCCCTGTACGGTGGCCACGGCTCGTTATTATCGGGACGTATCCGCCATACCCACTATGGGGCTCcttggtgctggtggtggtggtggtgggtcctcctcctcctcctctgcgTTTAATATAGCCACACGGTCCGCATCCGCCACGCTCGATCTCAACTCGAATCCGCTGCCGAAAACCAAGTTAACCAGcctgaataataataattcaacaTCCACACCACCGCCTCCTACTCCACCTTCTTCTTCCTCCCATCCTGCAGACACAAGCCGGCttagtgggcgtggcagtgcCGCCGAATTGCAGGCAATCATCGAGCACGACAGCCTGGTTGGAGCGGCCAAGCGGAACAAGCGATCGCTGAGCTCCACAAGGTTGGACAAGGACAAGTGCGACGAGTACAACACGAAGCTGCTAAGGAagacagcggcggcggcggcagcagcagccacagcatcCTCGGGAGCAACTCAAGCGGGCGTGGTACCGCCCAtctccaacaacaacaacaactgcagcagTAATAACAGCAGGTACAacagctgcaacagcagcaccagcgGCAGCTTTAAGCTCTCCCGTCGGCTCTTTGGTGAATCGGCGGGATCCTCGGCCTCGCCTTCAACATCGGGTGACTCGGGAATTCCAACGCCCACAGCGCCGTCAGCCACTGCCTCCCAGTGGCACCATCACTTGGCTCGAGGTGTCAGCAGCCGTGTGTCTAGCGACAGGGAAAGGGatcgggagcagcagcagcagcaacaccatcAGCAGTCGCATCAATCTAGTCTGAAGCTGCGCAAGAAGATCAGCTACTGA